The sequence AATTCTTTACTCAACTTGAATTTAGTGTGAAgaaatattctttaatattttttttttttttttttggttttggtttttcgagacagggtttctctggttttggtgcctgtcctggaactagctcttgtagaccaggctggtctcgaactcacagagatccgcctgcctctgcctcctgagtgctgggattaaaggcgtgtgccaccacttcccggctGCTGCTTTCTTTCTGGAGACGAGGTCTGATGTAAACCAGGACAGCCTTGAAATCACTATGTAGTAGGCAAGGACAACCTTGAACCCTGATCCTTCTTTTtccccaattgctgggattacagataggcATGGCtcatccaggacaggctccaaaaccacagagaaaccctgtttcaaaaaacaaaccaaaaccaaaaccaaaaaaaaaaaaaaacaaaaaaaaaagttttaaggaaAACACTTGCTATAAGTTTCTTAAAATGGAATTTTGATATTCATCAAAATTCTCTCAAAGGACAAATCTGACTTGTACATTAAATGTTTGATTCATGCTACCAGCCATTATCTGTAactcagagaaaacaaagaaccaaatatTTTTGTTCGATTCTCAGTTCTTTATTTAGTTTACAGGATCAAATCTCGagctctttaattttttgaggttCTGATGATGATGTATCTCCTTCGAATTCTAGTTGTACGATCCGGAATGACGATGATGGCCAGGGCATTGTTCTTACATTCTTAGGTCACACTTCTCGGGGGCATCTCTGTGTGTTCGCCCTGGGAGGTTGTTTGTGATCTTCCCCTGAAGAATACTATTCCACTCTTGCAGGATCTTCGCCTCTTCCTGCAGGGCGACTTCCTCATCCTGTAGAGCCCCATGCTCTTCTCTCAGTGCCTTGTTCTCCTCCCGAAGAGCCTGCTCTTCCTTCCACAAGGCCTGCTCTTCCATCTCCAGAGCAGCTCCCTCCTTTTTCAGCACTTCCTCCAGCTCTGCAGCCATTTCATCCCTCATCAGAGCTTTCTCTTCCATTCTGAGAGCCCTCTCCTGGTGCTGGAGAGCCTTGGTCTCTTCATGCAGGGATTTGATCTCCTCGTGGAGAGCCTTTGCCTCATTCTGGAATGCTTTCTCTTGCTGCCTGAGAGCTGTGATCTGAGCCTCCATGGCTCGATTCTGTTGCCAGTAAGACCTTCTTTCTGTGTTCAAGGCACTGAGTTCTTCGTCGGAGAGTTTTGGGCTCTCTAAAATCAACCTTTTCACTTTCCGGAGTAGCTGGTTCTGTTGCCTTAGGATACGATTTCTTTCCCTGATGAATTGGTTATCCGTtcgaaatgttttattttctcttcctaagGCTTTGTTTTCCCCCCAGAGGAATTTGTTGTCTGTTCTCAGAGCCTTGTTTTCATCTCTCAATGCCTTATTTTCTCTACAGAGGTTTTTTTTCACATCATGAGATTTACGCTTGAGTTTACTTTGATCTCGGgtacaagagaaacaagaaaacaatcgCAGTATTTTCCCTTTATGTATTCGGTTGGATCCAGAGACATCCATTGCCTGTCTGTTCACTACTGATAATCCTAAGAGAAAATGTCCTAAATCTGTTCATGCAGTCTTGGCTGTCTGTTGACTTCTTAGTGAGCAATAGAGTAGCTATCTGTTCAAAGCTCAGCCAGGTGCGCTGAAGGAGAGAAAGTGATGGGAGAGATAAAATTAGACACACTATTAGGTTGAGCTCACTAAAATTGTAGTTAATTCTAAACACACATGAATTAGAAATTAATCACTTTATTCTATATAAGACAATACATTGAACAAAAGTAATGAATTGAAATGTCTGTGTTCGCAAGCTAAGCAGATTTTTAACCAATATTAGTGTTTTATATTATTACCTATTATCTATACTAATTAATTGTCTTTAAATGCAATGTCTGCTAGTATGGGAGCTTACTATTCCTTCAAGAATGTTTCTATTGGTATAACTtctattgagagagagagagagagagagagagagagagagagagagagagagagagagagagaagaccctAAAGATATTTTAAGGCAATGTGCACTAATGGTTATAGCATTTAATTAACTTAAAAGGAGAAGTTAAAGTTTGGGCAACCAGCCTTACTTACATTGCTGTGTTCTCTAAGTGACTTGTAAGCCCAGTTTCTgttagtaaaagaaaacaaataatcaacATTTTATGTCATCTATAGTGATGTCACTTAGTGTTAACTCTAGTGAAGTCAGTGGCTACATATGTTGTCTTTGGCTTTTTAAGGTATGTATTTTAGGAAAACTAAGAAACTTATATTTGatgtatttgttattaaattCATGTATATATAGTGTAGCATGATATtagttattaaaatttattttaacctAATGCTTGTCATGATTAGACAAGTATTTTTTTACTGGCAAGTATTTGTATTACATTATTTATAAGTAGTAAACAACTTTATTAGTTGAGGATATGTTAATATTTAAGATCATTGTTTAATAATCTGAGTGAGGTAAATTTATATGTTAAATAAGTATacatgttaaaattttaattctagAAACTCAATTCAACACAAGTATTACCATGGAATGATATTTCAActtgtatttattacttttatagtATTTTCAGAACAGAAACTTAGAGTGATGAACCGTGTATAACTATTTTATATGACAGAGAGACTACATTTTAATTCTTTAGAAATTTCtcattgtatttatatttataccttAAACCTTTGCATAAAACACACTAAGCCCAAACCACCATATCCACACTTGAGTAAAGATTTGCCAATTTACTTTACCAGAATCAATAgcaatttttgtgtgattaacaGGATTGAAAAATATTCATACCTCTGATATTTTCATACTATCTAATTTAATACAGAAAGCAACTGAAAACCTTAAAAACATGTACGAAGGTATGCTGTAAAACTAAACAAAGATGTGTGAAAGtgaaaatatgaaacatttaGAGTATCGTTGTCAGTACCTTAACTGAGAATGTGTTTACTTGAAATCTGTGGATGCTTCTTTGTGCTCTTGGTTCTGTTTCTGTGCTATTGGCAGCTGCAGGTTTAGGAAGAGTTCTGCAAAGCAAATGCTTATAATACTGTGATGTCTGAAATTTTAGAACAAACAGATAAACTAAAACAAAGTTACTCTTGTCCTTGATCTactgaaaaagcaaaatacaGAATTTGGTTTTATTAACTAATTCAAATTTCATCAACGGTTTATAGGTTCTTCATggttttatacatatacatatgtatatatgtatgtatgtacaatgtgggatgatgaaataaagtttaaaaagtaaagaaaccaGACTCATAATTCATCAGCTCTAATACTAAGGATGCTTAAAAGGCATGTGGGAAACCTACTAATGTATGTCCTTCATAAGTTCATATtcggaaagagagagagagagaggagagagagagagagggggggggggagttagaGAAGGGAAGAGTGAGAACAAGAGAACCTTATTCATTTCACTGCTTACTAGAAACAAGAACGTATTTACTCCAGCATCACTGAAGTCAATGGCCACTTCACTGCCATTGtgttttcttcactttattttataaaatgtgctTTCATTATTTCCTAAAATTATTGATTCTATTTTGGACAAATTTGTTATTTCTGCCCTCTgtagaaaaattataaatttcagaatttttaacttttaacaaTCTAGATGATCTGGCTGTATAAACTCCTTTCTGTTGTATTACAAAACACTCTGATCTAAATTAGAATAGATGAGGGAAGAATTCATGTGACTCATGCTTCTATGTCCTCTTCATCCCTAAGGcaaatcagagcaggaactcaagaaggAATAGGAAGAAGAAACCATGAAGAAAGCTGTTTTCTTCTTGTAGGCAGGGGCTTCTTATTTGTTTCCCGGCCATCCAGatgcaaataatcacacagaaactatattaattacaacactgttttgtTAATAGCTTgcacatatttctagctaactcttatgtcttgaattaatccataattcatgacaatgttagccatgtggcttggtaccttttatcattgaggcattctcatcttgcttcttctgcatctgggtgatgactgcagactgagcctttactcttcccagaattctcctttagAGCTcatcctgcctatatttcctgtcaggctactggccaatcagtgctttgttaaatacaaatgacaaatgtttacagggtacaagaccattttcTCACAGTACTGCCTTGTTATATCTTAGAAGGAATGGAGCTACTTAGTGTGTGCTGGTCCCTCCTATATCAATGAATAATCAAGACAATCTGACATTTCCAGAACATGCAATCTCACAGCagattcaatttatttatttatttatttatttatttatttatttattcattcattcattcattcattcatttattcatttatttattaaagatttctgccttctccccgccaccacctcccatttccctccccctcccccaacaagtccccctccctcatcatccctaagagtaatccgggttccctgccctgtgggaagtccaaggactacccagctccatccaggtctagtaagatgagcatccaaactgcctaggctcccacaaagccagtacgtgcagtaggatcaaaaacccattgccattgttcttgagttctcagtagacctcattgtctattatgttcagcaagtccggttttatcccatgctttttcagacccaggccagctggccttggtgagttcctgatagaacccaaagaaaaacatttaggcgatgaaaggagacagagacaaagaccccacattggagcaccggactgaaatctcaaggtccaaatcaagagcaggagacagagcaccagcaaggaactcaggaccgtgaggggtgcacccacacactgagcaGATTCAATTTAAAGTGAACCTCAAATTATGTTTGAAGCATCCATACAATTCAATAATACATATTGGCAGGAAGTTCAGAcaaaaagtatttaaagagatTATAAGGGACTAGTGTTTATTTGTTCCTAGTTCATCCttgccctttttattttttgcctaaAGCTAAATCTCTTTTCATCTATATTTAGTTAGAAAACACTGAGCTTGGGAAGTAAGCATCTTAAAGCATGCATGCAAAAGCCACCTGTGCCAGCTTCAGGTACATGTGTTAGCTTGCTGGGTCGTAAGTAATCTACTCTTTGCAGAAAGCAGTCTGCAGTCTTCCCACCTTTTGCTTGCTAAGTCCCCAACAGTTGGTTCTTGTTTATCAGATCTCAGCTGGGTTCTGACAGCAGCCGAGACACACAAGTATGTATTGTAGAGCACGGAGCACTGCAATGTCTCAAATGGCTTCTTGTAAGCATTTCTGAAGTCTTGGTATCTGTGAAGTGGTTGACCTGAACTTCTCTTGGCAGCATAAGtgtctttgtttaattttctgcAGTCCCACAGTAAAATGTCTCTTCTGGGCCTCAAGATAAATTCACATGTAAAAATACCATCGGAATAGATCACAATCACAAACTAAAACCTAAGACACGGTTCCAAACCTTCTATGTACAGGTATTCCCTAAATTGTTGCTACACATTATTTTTGCCAGACAAATGAGACTATCTAGCAAATACATCATCTTAAGCCATCTCTGAATTTAACGGGACAAAATTGCAGTTGTCCAAATGACATACAGTACCTGTATAACATGTAATCAGAATGTTAGTGGATACTAACTCTACAATATACAAAACTAGTATACCATACACCTTTTGAGATACAACACTCCACTTTTCCAAAGTAAAATGGTTAAACTTCCCTCAGGAAAAACGAGTATTATAATTAACACCCATAAGAACCTTTTCTTTAGAACTCTGTCCTTGCGGGGAAAGACTGATGGGATTAAATTCAGACACAGGAATGAGAGTGCCCTGTTCTACAAGACTCGGTATTAAGAGCACTAAGCCAGTACTAAAGTCCTTagtgggagaaagaaaaccattTGGCATTGTTTTAATGTTTCCACAGGCCAA is a genomic window of Chionomys nivalis chromosome 12, mChiNiv1.1, whole genome shotgun sequence containing:
- the LOC130884613 gene encoding coiled-coil domain-containing protein 70-like encodes the protein MDVSGSNRIHKGKILRLFSCFSCTRDQSKLKRKSHDVKKNLCRENKALRDENKALRTDNKFLWGENKALGRENKTFRTDNQFIRERNRILRQQNQLLRKVKRLILESPKLSDEELSALNTERRSYWQQNRAMEAQITALRQQEKAFQNEAKALHEEIKSLHEETKALQHQERALRMEEKALMRDEMAAELEEVLKKEGAALEMEEQALWKEEQALREENKALREEHGALQDEEVALQEEAKILQEWNSILQGKITNNLPGRTHRDAPEKCDLRM